In Halopelagius inordinatus, a single genomic region encodes these proteins:
- a CDS encoding DUF3311 domain-containing protein, translated as MARSKTDYLWYGVFALLVVFAIPWFMWRDATTWAGLPVWLWWHIGWMLVASAAFYAFTLGAWDRLMETAEVP; from the coding sequence ATGGCGAGGTCGAAGACAGATTACCTCTGGTACGGGGTGTTCGCCCTCTTGGTCGTGTTCGCCATCCCCTGGTTCATGTGGCGCGACGCGACGACGTGGGCCGGACTCCCGGTGTGGTTGTGGTGGCACATCGGCTGGATGCTCGTCGCGTCGGCGGCGTTCTACGCGTTCACCCTCGGCGCGTGGGACCGACTGATGGAGACTGCGGAGGTACCCTGA